The following proteins come from a genomic window of Musa acuminata AAA Group cultivar baxijiao chromosome BXJ1-7, Cavendish_Baxijiao_AAA, whole genome shotgun sequence:
- the LOC103990591 gene encoding homeobox-leucine zipper protein HAT14 codes for MFQPSAFTVHNKSPLPLLISSAAEAPPPNMEGEECDTGLTLSVGGACAGGLVSTQFHALFPFHHHHHHHQQEEEEEEEEEDCSRKTIIAGGTRKKLRLSQEQQALLEDSFREHTFLAPKLKQELASRLNIQQRQVEVWFQNRKARNKLKQTEAELETLKKYRERLSEENRRLKREVEELRSTRRLGSPEPMATTLTICPACLRKTSCRAQPQRQGGTNGVST; via the exons ATGTTCCAACCTTCAGCTTTTACTGTCCACAATAAATCTCCTCTTCCCCTTCTCATCTCTTCCGCGGCAGAAGCCCCCCCACCCAACATGGAGGGAGAGGAATGTGACACCGGTCTCACCCTCTCCGTAGGTGGAGCTTGTGCTGGTGGCCTGGTTTCCACTCAATTCCATGCCTTGTTCcctttccaccaccaccaccaccaccaccagcaggaagaagaagaagaagaagaagaagaagactgtaGCAGGAAGACCATCATAGCAGGTGGCACGAGGAAGAAGCTAAGGCTCAGCCAGGAACAGCAAGCATTGCTGGAAGACAGCTTCAGAGAGCACACCTTTCTTGCTCCG AAACTGAAGCAGGAGTTGGCCAGCCGGCTAAACATACAGCAACGGCAAGTGGAGGTCTGGTTCCAGAACAGGAAAGCGAG GAACAAGTTGAAGCAGACGGAGGCGGAGCTGGAGACCCTCAAGAAGTACCGTGAGAGGCTGAGCGAGGAGAACCGGAGACTGAAGAGGGAGGTGGAGGAGCTGCGGAGCACGAGAAGGCTCGGATCGCCGGAGCCGATGGCGACCACGCTGACCATCTGCCCGGCCTGCTTGAGGAAGACCAGCTGCCGAGCGCAACCCCAACGCCAAGGAGGGACGAACGGAGTCTCCACGTAG
- the LOC103990590 gene encoding squamosa promoter-binding-like protein 10 isoform X1 — protein sequence MTNRFSSAGAFVPSMTSFVGMEGSSRKHYTWNWETNSHNLQNHAFFPYTPFLDSPPPLVPTNSFHFFSPPPPEYPIGLVKRDDGGSGCGRIGLNLGHRTYFSSGDALAMDRLLARSSGMHSLSSHQPRCQAEGCKTDLSGAKHYHRRHKVCELHSKATVVVVGGLQQRFCQQCSRFHVLAEFDKAKRSCRKRLADHNRRRRKPQLPPTTITSPSKNTNTDASEKSKQAQKTTGNNADTTCPTSLSNKVEGQQCQNRGNLLRNAPALSLGGVAAEGSTGSQQPFVKVAEKKVSHQRQQSSPSSSPSPFNNTYLHHPHLFSSGSHEPSQISLFHLGQALFEVDYM from the exons ATGACGAACAGATTTAGCTCTGCCGGAGCCTTCGTCCCTTCCATGACGTCCTTTGTTGGGATGGAGGGCAGCAGCCGAAAGCACTATacttggaattgggagaccaactcCCACAACCTCCAAAACCATGCATTCTTCCCTTACACGCCCTTCCTGGATTCCCCGCCTCCTCTCGTCCCAACGAACAgcttccacttcttctcgccTCCGCCGCCAGAGTACCCGATAGGACTTGTCAAGAGGGACGACGGTGGCAGCGGCTGCGGCCGAATCGGGCTAAATCTAGGCCACAGGACCTACTTCTCGTCCGGTGATGCACTTGCAATGGACCGGCTCTTGGCGAGGTCGAGCGGGATGCACTCGTTGAGCAGCCATCAGCCGCGGTGCCAGGCCGAGGGGTGCAAGACTGATCTCTCCGGGGCGAAACACTACCATCGCCGTCACAAAGTGTGCGAGCTCCACTCCAAGgccaccgtcgtcgtcgtcgggggGTTGCAGCAGCGCTTCTGCCAGCAGTGCAGCAG GTTCCATGTATTGGCGGAGTTCGACAAGGCCAAGAGAAGCTGCAGGAAGCGGCTGGCTGACCACAACCGCCGGCGGAGGAAGCCTCAACTCCCACCAACAACCATCACATCACCCTCGAAGAATACCAACACCGACGCCTCTGAGAAGTCCAAACAAGCCCAAAAGACCACCGGAAACAATG CAGACACCACTTGTCCCACAAGTCTAAGCAACAAGGTTGAGGGACAGCAGTGTCAGAACAGAGGCAATCTGCTGAGGAATGCACCGGCTTTATCTCTCGGAGGTGTTGCAGCAGAAGGAAGTACGGGGTCTCAACAGCCTTTCGTTAAAGTGGCTGAGAAGAAGGTCTCACATCAGCGGCAGCAgtcttccccctcctcctccccttcacCATTCAACAATACCTACTTGCACCACCCCCACCTCTTCAGCTCAGGCTCCCATGAGCCCTCCCAGATCAGCCTCTTCCACCTTGGGCAGGCattgtttgaggtggactacatgTGA
- the LOC103990590 gene encoding squamosa promoter-binding-like protein 10 isoform X2: MTNRFSSAGAFVPSMTSFVGMEGSSRKHYTWNWETNSHNLQNHAFFPYTPFLDSPPPLVPTNSFHFFSPPPPEYPIGLVKRDDGGSGCGRIGLNLGHRTYFSSGDALAMDRLLARSSGMHSLSSHQPRCQAEGCKTDLSGAKHYHRRHKVCELHSKATVVVVGGLQQRFCQQCSRFHVLAEFDKAKRSCRKRLADHNRRRRKPQLPPTTITSPSKNTNTDASEKSKQAQKTTGNNDTTCPTSLSNKVEGQQCQNRGNLLRNAPALSLGGVAAEGSTGSQQPFVKVAEKKVSHQRQQSSPSSSPSPFNNTYLHHPHLFSSGSHEPSQISLFHLGQALFEVDYM; the protein is encoded by the exons ATGACGAACAGATTTAGCTCTGCCGGAGCCTTCGTCCCTTCCATGACGTCCTTTGTTGGGATGGAGGGCAGCAGCCGAAAGCACTATacttggaattgggagaccaactcCCACAACCTCCAAAACCATGCATTCTTCCCTTACACGCCCTTCCTGGATTCCCCGCCTCCTCTCGTCCCAACGAACAgcttccacttcttctcgccTCCGCCGCCAGAGTACCCGATAGGACTTGTCAAGAGGGACGACGGTGGCAGCGGCTGCGGCCGAATCGGGCTAAATCTAGGCCACAGGACCTACTTCTCGTCCGGTGATGCACTTGCAATGGACCGGCTCTTGGCGAGGTCGAGCGGGATGCACTCGTTGAGCAGCCATCAGCCGCGGTGCCAGGCCGAGGGGTGCAAGACTGATCTCTCCGGGGCGAAACACTACCATCGCCGTCACAAAGTGTGCGAGCTCCACTCCAAGgccaccgtcgtcgtcgtcgggggGTTGCAGCAGCGCTTCTGCCAGCAGTGCAGCAG GTTCCATGTATTGGCGGAGTTCGACAAGGCCAAGAGAAGCTGCAGGAAGCGGCTGGCTGACCACAACCGCCGGCGGAGGAAGCCTCAACTCCCACCAACAACCATCACATCACCCTCGAAGAATACCAACACCGACGCCTCTGAGAAGTCCAAACAAGCCCAAAAGACCACCGGAAACAATG ACACCACTTGTCCCACAAGTCTAAGCAACAAGGTTGAGGGACAGCAGTGTCAGAACAGAGGCAATCTGCTGAGGAATGCACCGGCTTTATCTCTCGGAGGTGTTGCAGCAGAAGGAAGTACGGGGTCTCAACAGCCTTTCGTTAAAGTGGCTGAGAAGAAGGTCTCACATCAGCGGCAGCAgtcttccccctcctcctccccttcacCATTCAACAATACCTACTTGCACCACCCCCACCTCTTCAGCTCAGGCTCCCATGAGCCCTCCCAGATCAGCCTCTTCCACCTTGGGCAGGCattgtttgaggtggactacatgTGA